The genome window cgctatgtgggagtcgacaaatccaaacacgagagaagaatatagtcttgacatgatattgatggatgatatcaataaattaactattagtgatgtatgtttgttggttattcttttataaaatttgttttgttcatcggacatgtttgttgttaatttttatatgatttactttgtacacaagaaaatattattcatgcattatctgtttgctccgttcaaacaacttttaagtgaagactgttcatacagtattaaaaaataaaggttgtcgcaagtaagggtagttatagaccgctatcgcacgaatttaagttagatgtttttgtgcacaatcaatcaaaaaaattggaggaaggtcacaatgtaagaacatgattacttttcaaaaaaaaaacacaaataaaattaagatttgtcgtgctttaaattgttaattacgtgtagaaatttattttcatagtttcaacatgaattatagtctaattttgcaattttatatattagtattggcattacatcaagatttttataatataaaatttaatttatcctacaaataataatttttaatcattaatatattttttatatacagccacaaaattattgcattctaaaaatattaatattagatcgttaatataatttttataggccgccgcaacgcgcggcttctcaactagttatattCAAAACataagaaagaaaaataaaaggttttgtttttttttttttttacgtagGGTTCGAGGAGATAGGATTAAAGGTGGAGTTAAAAAGAAAGGGGTCTTTTATTGAATTTGTAAAAAGTAATTAGTTTTACAGGAGAGGGGCTAGGCCTAGCAAATTTTTTAGTCATTCAGTGCATTTACagcattaaaaaattttaaatagattttcaggatctaaatcaaaatacatatacatattttttgcatcgttgtgttaTATAGAGATAATTAATCAGAAATttgtattgtaattttttttcatcttaaattaatgaattattaattacaaatctcgtttttaatacaaaataattattatatagatttataatagattttatttaattattttatgtcaTACAGAttcaatttaacaaataatttaaaataaaatgattcagaTATGTAGTCATTCAGAAATTCCATGCTTCAGAAAATATAATCAAGATTTAAGAAATGACCCcttaattttatcaataaagaATGTTGAACAACTATTAAAtacttattaaaaaatattatgtaattgTGAAATTTTTTCCCGAAATAAGTCCTTATATTTACCTGAAACGGTGTCCCAAACATGCCAAACAAAGATGCTTGAACCAAATTTTCCTACTTCCCATTAGTACTTCTAAGAACTTTATTCTAAAGAAAGTAAGAACAAATTCAACAATCACAGAGAAGGCCATATTGCAACTTCTGTGTTTCCATCTTCAGTAGCACAAGCTCTAAACATGCCTGTTGTATTGAATGGCATAATAACTTCTCCTGCAGCTGATACAGCAACTAAGCCAGTAGTGCCTTTTGGGGCGCATTTTACAACTTGAGATGCTGCGTCCTTCAGAGAAAGACTTTTGTACTCCATAAGAGCAGCAACGTCTCTTGCAACTGTACCACGTATTATTGCTTCACCTTTGCCAGTTGCAGAGACGGCACAGAAACTGTTTGCATATGTTCCTGCACCAATTATCGGTGTATCACCAATTCTTCCTACCATCTTATTGACTAATCCACCAGTTGAAGTTGCAGTGGCCAGGTTTCCATGAATATCAACTGCCACACATCCAACTGTTCCAATTTGGTCTCCTTCAGGAACTGCAGTGTCTTTCGTATTCGCCGCTTGAAAGGGTGGTGTGTAATCAATctgtaaatttaaaatagactagTGGTCGCCATCACTTTAGAATAAATGTAATTATACTATTTAATAACGCAGACATGGAGCACGTTTTCTTTTCTGCAGAAAACAATCATTTGTAGGAGAAAATTAAATAGAACTTCAAAATGTCAGGTACCATACATATGGCGCAAAAATGATGTAAACTTTTGTCAGCTACTAGAATGCAATGTGTTTCAGGTTACAAACTTTGTAAATTAAAAGCTTCCTTCTAgctaaaaattaattacataacATGTCTAGAAGATCACAATTGGAATTAAAAAGTTTAGTATGTATTGTCACGTATTCAAGCTAAACAAACTCCATGGCAAAAAAGAATACTAGTAAGGAACACAAATTTAAAAACTGTATAATATCCAAAAGAACACATTATATTGGCTCACATGTACGGAAGTATGGTGatgatatcaaattttaaagagAAAGAGAAGGCTAGCAGCATACCTGAACCCTGTTTGCATCTTTTGCTTGATTCAGTCTCTCTATGTTTTCCACGGTAATAAAATGGCTTGGATCAACAGTTTCAACACCCTTTAAAATATAAGCAGtcataagataaaatatataatcttacACAAATATGAATTAACTGACAAATAGGAATTGTATGCATATACTAGTCAAGAATTAATATATCCTCTGGTCATTATCCTCGAAGCTTGTTAAAGGACTTTTAAGATTCTAATGCTAACAAGTCAAGATCTAACTATTTAAGTCCAGCGGAACCAAAAAGCAACCAACAAGTAGATATCATATGCGAAGGCAATATATGTTATGCCCCTGAACATTATAAATTGTAAATTGCCCAGCTGCCAACAGGGAGAAACTTAGATGCCACTCCAATCCTCCATAATTGTTGGCAGCATTATTGGTATAATTACTATTGTGTGAAATGAATAGTTTATGCTGCAACCAGAAGAAGAGGTTACTAATAACACTAcagtattaatatatgtatgtacttATAATGGATTCTTGTTTGCAAAATATTAGCTGGCTTTGCTTGTCGTGTTGTTAATATTAAGTAAAGAATATGTTATTGGAGTTGGGCTATAAACATTAATATCAGAGGATAAGTACACTAACACCataaattttaacataattGTTGACTCCAATTTCGGTAACCAATTTAGCGAAGTTAATGAGTTGAGTAACAAAATATGGCAGTTATCCAAATTCAATAGATCATATATATCCAATCAAAAGTAATTGGCAATACGAAGAAGTCAAGAAGTCATGaattacccacttttcttactctttcacactactttatacatttttcttaaccTTCGTCCCCAACCTTAATGAAAAGAATGGGGTGGAaaagagggagtatataataaatACAGTTTGTAGTATTAATGCTATATATCTCTTCCTCATTTCATACaccaagaattttttttaaaagttaaaaaatgaCAGAACATTGTTGCCGCCATAGCATCTAAACATGACATGATGCTTAGTTTTTTacacataatataatttataacataaAGGATTAAGACAATAAATTCCAAAATGTAACTAGTGGCCTTATGTAACCCTGTTGACTCTGTCTGTTTAAAAATGCTAGTGTAACTGAAGACCAAAACATACAGTACTTTATAACCAGAGATAATATGAAGAGGATTTGTAACGAAACACGTACAAGTCTTTGACAGGACAAAAATCAGGTAGGTCGATAGATATTGAGGTCATTATATGGATAGAGAACACTAGAATCGAATAAACAAAGATAAACTTACTTGTTCCCTTGCAAATGCTTCTGCACCGTCAAACCCTAGATATATGTGAGGAGTTTTCTCCATCACCAACCTTGCTAGTGATATGGCATTTACAACAGTACTAAGACCAGAAACAGCACCGCAATTCTTTGTACTACCATCCATGATACAAGCTTCCATTTCAACACTGCCGCTGCTGGTAAGGACAGAGCCTTTACCGGCATTAAAGTTTGGATTATTTTCTAGTTCACGTACCTGaacaaacaaaaatctatctatgttcaataattaaaaacattaaATCATCAATTCCCCATGGTATCCGCGAGTTCTTTTGTTTTACTATTTGCGTATCACTTTAAGCCCCTTTTAAATTGATAATATTGAAATGGGTCCAAGTCCCTAGCATACGATTTTTGCAGCATACTACTAGCATTTTCTTTCGCCGGAAGGCATtaatcctaaatttttaaataaattaagttttttttataaaaatggaGTAGATAAAAACAGAGGCATATCAACCCACATCAAAAACACATGCGATGATGCAAGAAGAGTAATAGTATATGTAATGTGAAAAATGAAGAAGATGGGGAAGCATACCACGAGTTCAACAGCATCCAGAGCAGAAGCTTGAGACTTGAGTGCAGAGACACCCACTTCAAGGGCACGCCGGAGCCCATCTTCTCGTGGCTGACGCCGTTCCGCTGGAAGATCCATCGGAATATCTCCGGCGCCGCCGTGTAAGGCAATGGCCCACCCCATTTCACTTTCTTGATCCAATGAGGAGGGAGGAGTCCAAAACTAAACTAGTCCCTTTCTCTGACTGCGTAGACTCCAAGGGTTTTCTATATAAAGCACATATGTTTGTTTATTACAAGTAACTCCAAGAGAGATGGCCCAATTTACTAGACTGATCAAGAAACCGCCCAAACCGCATAAACCGTCCGCatcgcaccaaaccgcaccgcaAAATGTGGGtttaattttcgtggtgcgACTGCGGTTTGAATTTCACAAATCGGGCGGTGCGGTACGGATTGCGGTTTGACATATTACTAGTGcagttcaaaccgcaccgcaccgcaatattataatacatatataaatatattagtgattgtcaaataaatttatattatatacatatatattatttataattatgttttatataatatttgttaaatctcttcaaataatagttaattattattttatcaatctcgcattactattataccaaatgtatgaaatgattatattattgtaTGTCTCTtagtactcatatttattatcatatttacactTTTGTTTGTGTTATTTTAATAGTTGTTGTAGCTCTGAAAtgataatatcatataaattcattacaagaaaaattttaattattgtatattcaaattttatttctaacttcaactaaaaatatatattcttaagtTTACAAACCGCACAATccgcaccgcaccacaccgcatttttgtggtgcggtttacgcggtttttatgcTAGCGTGGTGCGATTGCGGTTTGAGTTTTCAAACAAACCGTATATGCGGTTTGGTCCGCGGTTTTAACGAAAAACCGCACCGCGATCATCCTTAAATCCAACAATGAAAAAAAACGAAttggtatattagccataaaaaatatattaacatgctaaaaataaaaaatataaataatctcatAAAAATATCAGTTTCAATCATATCTTTAGTCAAATTCTTGTTTGGGTTTAAGTTATTTTcgactttaaactgaaaaatgtatatttatgtaataagttGGAATCGGCTTAACATAAGAAATAAGTCACAAACTGACTTAAAACCGGAAggtagtttgaggtacttttttcagtaatttaattttttttggtaaaatttacccataaattataagttactcataataaatcacttttatttttattattatatttttaataacctataaattattaataagttaaaattatccaaataaacatttta of Daucus carota subsp. sativus chromosome 3, DH1 v3.0, whole genome shotgun sequence contains these proteins:
- the LOC108211074 gene encoding isoaspartyl peptidase/L-asparaginase: MGWAIALHGGAGDIPMDLPAERRQPREDGLRRALEVGVSALKSQASALDAVELVVRELENNPNFNAGKGSVLTSSGSVEMEACIMDGSTKNCGAVSGLSTVVNAISLARLVMEKTPHIYLGFDGAEAFAREQGVETVDPSHFITVENIERLNQAKDANRVQIDYTPPFQAANTKDTAVPEGDQIGTVGCVAVDIHGNLATATSTGGLVNKMVGRIGDTPIIGAGTYANSFCAVSATGKGEAIIRGTVARDVAALMEYKSLSLKDAASQVVKCAPKGTTGLVAVSAAGEVIMPFNTTGMFRACATEDGNTEVAIWPSL